One Acidimicrobiia bacterium genomic window carries:
- the arc gene encoding proteasome ATPase, with translation MKSLEEEVIVLRRRLQDAPKRVRTLEERLLETKGQLAQAVSQNERLSATLREAREHIATLREEVDKLTMPPNAYGTFLGANDDNTVDIFTAGRKMRVAVHPELDLEGIEKGQEVVLNESLNVVLARGGDGSGEVVVFKDRLEDGRRALVVGRADEERVCELSDALIGEKIRAGDHVLMDARSGMLVEKLPRPEVEELILEEVPDISYDDVGGLDDQIEMIKDAVELPYLYSDLFQEHDLQPPKGILLYGPPGCGKTLIAKAVANSLAHRVSEKTGNAKTRSYFLNIKGPELLNKYVGETERQIRLIFQRAREKSEEGVPVIVFFDEMDSLFRTRGTGISSDIESTIVPQLLAEIDGVESLKNVIVIGASNREDLIDPAILRPGRLDVKIKIERPDAESARAIFTQYLRTDLPISADETKMAGGDTPRAVALMIASAVEAMYATGDENKFLEVTYQNGDKEVLFFKDFSSGAMIENIVRRAKKLSIKRTIAGGTRGIGTQDLLDSIKQEFREHEDLPNTTNPDDWAKISGKKGERIVYVRTIMAKDDEARGGRQIERITTGQYL, from the coding sequence ATGAAATCGCTCGAGGAAGAGGTGATCGTCCTCAGGCGCCGCCTGCAGGACGCGCCCAAGCGCGTGCGGACCCTCGAGGAGCGCCTCCTCGAGACGAAAGGTCAGCTCGCGCAGGCGGTCTCGCAGAACGAGCGCCTCTCGGCGACGCTCCGCGAAGCGCGAGAGCACATCGCGACCCTGCGCGAAGAGGTCGACAAGCTCACGATGCCGCCGAACGCGTACGGCACGTTCCTCGGCGCCAACGACGACAACACCGTCGACATCTTCACGGCGGGCCGCAAGATGCGCGTCGCGGTCCACCCCGAGCTCGACCTCGAAGGCATCGAGAAGGGCCAGGAAGTCGTCCTCAACGAGTCGCTCAACGTCGTGCTCGCGCGCGGCGGCGACGGCAGCGGCGAGGTCGTCGTGTTCAAGGACCGGCTCGAGGACGGCCGGCGCGCGCTCGTGGTCGGTCGGGCCGACGAGGAGCGCGTCTGCGAGCTCTCCGACGCGCTGATCGGAGAGAAGATCCGCGCCGGTGATCACGTGCTGATGGACGCGCGTTCCGGGATGCTCGTCGAGAAGCTCCCGCGTCCCGAGGTCGAGGAGCTCATTCTCGAAGAGGTCCCCGACATCTCCTACGACGACGTCGGCGGTCTCGACGACCAGATCGAGATGATCAAGGACGCGGTCGAGCTCCCGTACCTCTACAGCGACCTCTTCCAGGAGCACGACCTCCAGCCGCCGAAGGGCATCCTGTTGTACGGGCCTCCGGGCTGTGGCAAGACGCTCATCGCGAAGGCGGTCGCCAACTCGCTCGCCCACCGCGTGTCCGAGAAGACGGGCAACGCGAAGACGCGCTCGTACTTCCTCAACATCAAGGGCCCGGAGCTCCTGAACAAGTACGTCGGCGAGACCGAGCGCCAGATCCGGCTCATCTTCCAGCGGGCGCGTGAGAAGTCCGAGGAAGGCGTGCCCGTCATCGTGTTCTTCGACGAGATGGACTCGTTGTTCCGCACGCGCGGTACCGGCATCTCCTCCGACATCGAGTCGACGATCGTGCCGCAGCTGCTCGCGGAGATCGACGGCGTCGAGAGCCTGAAGAACGTCATCGTCATCGGTGCGTCGAACCGCGAGGACCTCATCGATCCCGCGATCCTGCGTCCCGGCCGGCTCGACGTGAAGATCAAGATCGAGCGGCCCGACGCGGAGTCGGCGCGCGCGATCTTCACCCAGTACCTGCGCACCGACCTCCCGATCTCCGCCGACGAGACGAAGATGGCGGGCGGCGACACGCCACGCGCGGTCGCGCTGATGATCGCGAGCGCGGTCGAGGCGATGTACGCGACGGGCGACGAGAACAAGTTCCTCGAGGTCACCTACCAGAACGGCGACAAGGAAGTCCTGTTCTTCAAGGACTTCTCGTCGGGCGCCATGATCGAGAACATCGTGCGCCGCGCGAAGAAGCTCTCGATCAAGCGCACGATCGCGGGCGGCACGCGCGGCATCGGCACGCAGGACCTGCTCGATTCGATCAAGCAGGAGTTCCGCGAGCACGAGGACCTGCCGAACACCACGAACCCCGACGACTGGGCGAAGATCTCCGGCAAGAAGGGCGAGCGGATCGTCTACGTGCGCACGATCATGGCCAAGGACGACGAAGCCCGCGGCGGCCGACAGATCGAGCGCATCACGACCGGTCAGTACCTGTAG
- a CDS encoding acetate--CoA ligase family protein has product MPTLSESASKALIARAGVPVLDERTAPDVDGAVVAADAIGYPVVAKLCGDTIAHKTERGLVRLGLADATAVRTAATELLAAARPDDGPVEVLVAPMVRATRELIAGLLRDPQFGPCVMLGVGGVLAEAIGDVVFRLTPITLRDAHDMIDDLATQKLLERFRGEPAVDRDALARVLVGLSKVVDERPDIVSVDVNPILVADGMPVAVDALVEIGGPAGPAAGPGDATPSRPRPSDEEFRALFEPRGVIVAGASSHPGKFGFVALHNVLASGYRGAVAATNLDGGTVLGIHTVRSVDDLPADTYDLAVVCTPAGANPELLRACARRGVRAAFVTSAGYREAGADGRAAEDELVALADELGILLAGPNGQGVVSTPASLCAQIVAPYPPRGSIGVASQSGNFVSSFLNYARFTGVGISRAVSAGNAAAVSVADYLDFYADDPDTNVGLAYLEGVGDGRALFERLRSIAQRQPLVVLKGGTTAGGSRAAASHTGSLATDTAVFDGACRQAGITRAATVEEAFEAAATFATQPRPRGPRTIVITTAGGWGVVTADAISRSALELVALPDDLRDAIDGKLPPRWSRNNPIDLAGGETRDTIPEVLALVAEHDAVDAIIYLGLGIQSNQARLLREGGFFPDHGLERIVAYHERQDARFAAAAAEISSTTGKPILTATELAIADPENAGPAAVRASGRVAYASADRAVRALELLWLDARFRARHSDTAGVTH; this is encoded by the coding sequence ATGCCCACGCTCTCTGAAAGTGCATCCAAGGCCCTGATCGCGCGCGCCGGCGTGCCGGTGCTCGACGAGCGCACCGCACCCGATGTCGACGGCGCGGTCGTGGCGGCCGACGCGATCGGCTATCCGGTCGTCGCCAAGCTCTGCGGCGACACGATCGCGCACAAGACCGAGCGCGGGCTCGTGCGGCTCGGGCTCGCGGACGCGACCGCGGTGCGCACGGCGGCGACGGAGCTGCTCGCGGCGGCGCGTCCCGACGACGGTCCGGTCGAGGTGCTCGTCGCACCGATGGTGCGGGCAACGCGCGAGCTCATCGCCGGGCTCCTGCGCGACCCCCAGTTCGGGCCGTGCGTGATGCTCGGAGTCGGCGGCGTGCTCGCGGAGGCGATCGGCGACGTCGTGTTCCGGCTCACACCCATCACGTTGCGCGACGCGCACGACATGATCGACGACCTCGCGACGCAGAAGCTGCTCGAGCGGTTCCGCGGCGAGCCCGCGGTCGATCGCGACGCGCTCGCGCGCGTGCTCGTCGGTCTGTCGAAGGTCGTCGACGAGCGGCCCGACATCGTGTCCGTCGACGTGAACCCGATCCTCGTCGCCGACGGGATGCCCGTCGCGGTCGACGCGCTCGTCGAGATCGGCGGCCCGGCCGGGCCTGCGGCCGGCCCCGGCGACGCGACGCCGAGCCGACCGCGACCGAGCGACGAGGAGTTCCGCGCGCTGTTCGAGCCGCGCGGCGTGATCGTCGCCGGCGCGTCGTCGCATCCCGGCAAGTTCGGCTTCGTCGCGCTGCACAACGTCCTCGCGTCGGGATATCGAGGCGCGGTCGCGGCGACGAATCTCGACGGCGGCACCGTGCTCGGCATCCACACCGTCAGGAGCGTCGACGACCTGCCGGCCGACACGTACGACCTCGCCGTCGTGTGCACGCCCGCGGGCGCGAATCCCGAGTTGTTGCGCGCGTGCGCGCGCCGCGGCGTACGCGCCGCGTTCGTCACGTCCGCGGGCTATCGCGAAGCCGGGGCCGACGGACGGGCCGCGGAGGACGAGCTCGTCGCGCTCGCCGACGAGCTCGGCATCCTCCTCGCGGGCCCGAACGGCCAGGGTGTGGTGTCGACACCCGCGTCGTTGTGCGCACAGATCGTCGCGCCCTATCCGCCGCGGGGCTCGATCGGCGTCGCGAGCCAGTCGGGCAACTTCGTGTCGTCGTTCCTCAACTACGCGCGTTTCACGGGCGTCGGCATCAGTCGCGCGGTATCGGCCGGCAACGCGGCCGCGGTCTCGGTCGCCGACTATCTCGACTTCTACGCCGACGATCCCGACACGAACGTCGGTCTCGCGTACCTCGAAGGCGTCGGCGACGGGCGCGCGCTCTTCGAACGGCTCCGTTCGATCGCGCAACGGCAGCCGCTCGTCGTGCTCAAGGGCGGCACCACCGCGGGCGGCTCGCGCGCGGCCGCGTCGCACACCGGCTCCCTCGCGACCGACACCGCGGTGTTCGACGGCGCGTGCCGCCAAGCCGGCATCACGCGCGCGGCGACGGTTGAAGAGGCGTTCGAAGCCGCGGCGACGTTCGCGACGCAACCCCGACCGCGCGGTCCGCGCACGATCGTCATCACGACCGCGGGCGGCTGGGGTGTCGTGACCGCCGACGCGATCTCCCGCTCCGCGCTCGAGCTCGTCGCGCTGCCGGACGATCTGCGCGACGCGATCGACGGCAAGCTCCCGCCCCGCTGGAGCCGCAACAATCCGATCGACCTCGCGGGCGGCGAGACGCGCGACACGATCCCCGAGGTGCTCGCGCTGGTCGCCGAGCACGACGCGGTCGACGCGATCATCTATCTCGGGCTCGGCATCCAGTCGAACCAGGCGCGGCTGCTGCGCGAGGGCGGCTTCTTCCCCGACCACGGTCTCGAACGCATCGTCGCTTATCACGAGCGCCAGGACGCGCGCTTCGCCGCCGCGGCGGCCGAGATCTCGAGCACGACCGGCAAGCCGATCCTCACCGCGACGGAGCTCGCGATCGCGGACCCGGAGAACGCGGGTCCCGCGGCCGTGCGCGCGAGCGGTCGCGTCGCGTACGCGTCGGCCGACCGCGCCGTCCGCGCGCTCGAGCTGCTCTGGCTCGACGCGCGGTTCCGAGCGCGTCATTCCGACACTGCCGGAGTCACACACTGA
- a CDS encoding tRNA (adenine-N1)-methyltransferase encodes MTSHVFAAGDRVLLVDSKKRRHLITLVDGGSFHTHAGILAHDDLIGAPDGTTVRTTRGQRLVAVRPTLAEFVLEMPRGAQVIYPKDLGPILVSADIFPGARVLESGVGSGALTTALLRAIGPTGSVVGYELRDDFAAKAQRNVETFLGPDLPLSVEVRDVYDGIEVSDLDRILLDLPEPWRVVKHAAGALASGGILLSYLPTIGQVARLREEMAESPFGMVETFEVLHRGWHVEGQSVRPDHRMVAHTGFITHGRLLAPADGAAASESTSARADAAAAHADANLET; translated from the coding sequence ATGACGAGCCACGTGTTCGCCGCGGGCGACCGCGTGCTCCTCGTCGACTCGAAGAAGCGACGGCACCTCATCACGCTCGTCGACGGTGGCTCGTTCCACACGCACGCGGGCATCCTCGCCCACGACGACCTCATCGGCGCGCCCGACGGCACGACCGTGCGCACCACGCGCGGCCAGCGGCTCGTCGCCGTGCGGCCGACGCTCGCGGAGTTCGTCCTCGAGATGCCGCGCGGTGCGCAGGTCATCTATCCCAAGGACCTCGGACCGATCCTCGTCTCGGCCGACATCTTCCCGGGCGCGCGCGTCCTCGAATCGGGCGTCGGTTCCGGCGCGCTGACGACGGCACTGCTGCGCGCCATCGGTCCGACGGGCAGCGTCGTCGGCTACGAGCTGCGCGACGACTTCGCCGCGAAGGCGCAGCGCAACGTCGAGACGTTCCTCGGCCCCGACCTGCCACTGTCGGTCGAGGTGCGCGACGTCTACGACGGCATCGAGGTCAGCGACCTCGATCGCATCCTGCTCGACCTCCCCGAACCATGGCGGGTCGTGAAGCACGCAGCCGGCGCGCTCGCGAGCGGCGGCATCCTGCTCTCGTACCTGCCGACGATCGGTCAGGTCGCGCGGCTGCGCGAAGAGATGGCCGAGTCGCCGTTCGGCATGGTCGAGACGTTCGAGGTGCTGCACCGCGGCTGGCACGTCGAGGGCCAGTCGGTGCGGCCCGACCACCGGATGGTCGCGCACACGGGCTTCATCACCCACGGGCGGCTGCTGGCCCCTGCAGACGGTGCCGCCGCAAGCGAATCGACCAGTGCGCGCGCCGACGCCGCCGCCGCGCATGCGGATGCGAACCTAGAGACGTGA
- a CDS encoding ferredoxin: MKVWIDQDLCTGDGLCEEIAPAVFTLLDDGLAYVKEGDKVFSEPGGADGLAAFPDNMLDAVVESAEECPGECIFIEAE, encoded by the coding sequence ATGAAGGTCTGGATCGACCAGGATCTGTGCACCGGGGACGGGCTCTGCGAGGAGATCGCACCCGCCGTCTTCACCCTGCTCGACGACGGCCTCGCCTACGTGAAGGAAGGCGACAAGGTCTTCTCCGAGCCGGGCGGCGCCGATGGGCTCGCAGCCTTCCCGGACAACATGCTCGACGCCGTGGTCGAATCTGCCGAGGAGTGCCCCGGCGAGTGCATCTTCATCGAGGCCGAGTAG
- a CDS encoding MarP family serine protease, producing MNPLDVVVVVALLAATIGGYQLGFAARLLAWLGVAVGLFLGAQFVARVVTAFGGDQPDGRVTIAALFLLLTASAGQGLGLMISRLVPREARPRARWDKVAGAGLGGVGVLVLVWLLTPSLIVTSGWPARAARSSAVVRWIHDVTPKPPSRFAALGRAVADAPYPSALGPFATPQNPGPVPQSTMPAAINARVEPSTVEVEGEACGRIQEGSGWVAQSGLVVTNAHVVAGEQRTSVLTIDGSARRATVVAFDPDADVAVLSVPEFDASPLPIASPTVGTVGAVYGHPRGGALQVIPARIAQDIVAVGTDIYRTSNTRRHVLVLATSLQPGDSGGALVDRNGRVVGMAFATDPGEPHTGYALTSQEVKAVLAARSTHAVDTGGCLVD from the coding sequence GTGAACCCGCTCGACGTCGTGGTCGTCGTCGCGTTGCTCGCGGCGACGATCGGCGGCTACCAGCTCGGGTTCGCCGCGCGCCTGCTCGCATGGCTCGGCGTCGCAGTCGGTCTCTTCCTCGGTGCGCAGTTCGTCGCGCGCGTCGTCACCGCGTTCGGCGGCGACCAGCCCGACGGGCGCGTCACGATCGCCGCGTTGTTCCTGCTGCTGACCGCGAGCGCGGGCCAAGGCCTCGGCTTGATGATCTCGCGGCTCGTGCCGCGCGAAGCGCGCCCGCGCGCGCGGTGGGACAAGGTCGCGGGCGCGGGACTCGGCGGCGTGGGCGTGCTCGTGCTCGTGTGGTTGCTGACCCCGTCGCTCATCGTGACGAGCGGTTGGCCGGCGCGCGCGGCGCGCAGCTCCGCGGTCGTGCGTTGGATCCACGACGTCACGCCGAAACCCCCCTCGCGCTTCGCCGCACTCGGCCGCGCGGTCGCCGACGCGCCGTACCCCTCCGCGCTCGGACCGTTCGCAACGCCGCAGAACCCAGGCCCGGTGCCCCAGTCGACCATGCCCGCCGCGATCAACGCGCGCGTCGAGCCGTCGACGGTGGAGGTCGAGGGGGAGGCGTGCGGCCGGATCCAAGAGGGGAGCGGCTGGGTCGCGCAGAGCGGCCTCGTCGTGACGAACGCGCACGTCGTCGCGGGCGAGCAGCGCACGAGCGTGCTCACGATCGACGGGTCCGCGCGGCGCGCGACGGTCGTCGCGTTCGATCCCGACGCCGACGTCGCGGTGCTGTCGGTTCCGGAGTTCGACGCGTCGCCGTTGCCGATCGCGTCGCCCACCGTCGGGACGGTCGGCGCGGTGTACGGCCACCCGCGCGGTGGCGCGCTCCAGGTGATCCCCGCGCGCATCGCGCAGGACATCGTCGCGGTCGGCACCGACATCTACCGGACGTCGAACACCCGCCGGCACGTGCTCGTGCTCGCGACGTCGCTGCAACCCGGCGACTCCGGCGGCGCGCTCGTCGACCGCAACGGCCGCGTCGTCGGCATGGCGTTCGCGACCGATCCGGGCGAGCCGCACACCGGCTACGCGCTCACGAGCCAAGAGGTGAAGGCCGTCCTCGCGGCGCGCTCCACCCACGCCGTCGACACCGGCGGCTGCCTCGTCGACTGA
- a CDS encoding MoaD/ThiS family protein has translation MKVLLRNPRRELEIDGATTVHALLNRLDVVAESVLVIRNDELVTRDARLEPTDVVEIRPVVSGGSE, from the coding sequence ATGAAGGTGCTGTTGCGCAATCCGCGTCGAGAGCTCGAGATCGACGGCGCGACGACGGTTCACGCGTTGCTCAACCGGCTCGACGTCGTCGCGGAGTCCGTGTTGGTCATCCGCAACGACGAGCTCGTGACGCGCGACGCGCGCCTCGAGCCCACCGACGTCGTCGAGATCCGTCCGGTCGTGTCGGGTGGTTCCGAGTGA
- a CDS encoding TIGR00269 family protein: MIDVRRHNAGFCRDCFLRHCREQVRRAIDEYDMLEPGERVLVAVSGGKDSLAAWDLLRDLGYEADGLYLGLGIGEYSDSSLAFARDFATQIGGRLREVDLRDDYGFDIPGGAKVAHRAPCGACGLSKRHLFNTAAIEGEYAAVATGHNLDDEAAVLLGNVLRWDDEYLARQFPVLPAAPGFARKIKPLVRLGERETAAYCVLRGIDYIVEECPMAAGNRHLGYKDVLNALEERSPGTKAAFLNGFLDRAHGRFDDVEIQQERAELRPCTRCGSPTPGELCAFCRLQERARAAADPA, encoded by the coding sequence GTGATCGACGTACGTCGCCACAACGCGGGCTTCTGTCGCGACTGCTTCCTGCGGCATTGCCGCGAGCAGGTGCGCAGGGCCATCGACGAGTACGACATGCTCGAACCGGGGGAGCGGGTGCTCGTCGCGGTGTCGGGCGGCAAGGACTCGCTCGCCGCGTGGGACCTCCTGCGCGACCTCGGCTACGAAGCCGACGGCCTCTACCTCGGGCTCGGCATCGGCGAGTACAGCGACTCGTCACTCGCTTTCGCGCGCGACTTCGCGACGCAGATCGGCGGCCGTCTGCGCGAGGTCGACCTGCGCGACGACTACGGCTTCGACATCCCCGGCGGCGCGAAGGTCGCGCACCGCGCGCCGTGCGGCGCGTGCGGGTTGTCGAAACGCCACCTCTTCAACACCGCCGCGATCGAAGGCGAGTACGCCGCGGTCGCGACCGGTCACAACCTCGACGACGAAGCCGCGGTGCTGCTCGGCAACGTGCTCCGCTGGGACGACGAGTACCTCGCGCGCCAGTTCCCGGTGCTGCCCGCCGCGCCCGGCTTCGCGCGCAAGATCAAACCGCTCGTGCGGCTCGGCGAGCGCGAGACCGCCGCGTACTGCGTCCTGCGCGGCATCGACTACATCGTCGAGGAATGCCCGATGGCTGCGGGCAATCGTCACCTCGGTTACAAGGACGTGTTGAACGCGCTCGAGGAACGGTCGCCGGGCACGAAGGCCGCGTTCCTCAACGGCTTCCTCGACCGCGCGCACGGACGCTTCGACGACGTCGAGATCCAACAGGAGCGCGCGGAGCTGCGACCGTGCACGCGCTGCGGTTCGCCGACGCCGGGCGAGCTGTGCGCGTTCTGCCGCTTGCAGGAGCGGGCGCGCGCCGCCGCCGATCCGGCATGA
- a CDS encoding DUF222 domain-containing protein: protein MLQGLTSAVDLVVDAELEELCDAAVRDEFVGLCRELDRLEHRRAQLLAVIHRRGIPDAVGAVSTPMWAQHQTGLPARDARDALNASLACESLRLTGKAWAQGEMSAHAARAICRAVPAGHEGAYLEIEETLVDFAATNDWRSLNASIAYARRCADALDDREPSDLNGLRHSKVGDRWVTNGDLDDLAGTTVDDALRSATDEPTAGDLRSPVKLRADGLVRIARFWLDHKDLPVEGGERPHVSIVETWDTIRAGLPSASGIGPSLSPADLAALLCDARIERIITDPKCRPLDIGRLAHNPTKAMRRAVTARDRCCRFPGCDRRPSWSDLHHVRAWMEGGETKVANLVLLCPYHHHLIHRRGWRTTFDGVTFTVFKPDGEILGATRNAGIARARN, encoded by the coding sequence GTGTTGCAGGGCCTGACTTCCGCAGTCGATCTCGTCGTCGATGCCGAGCTCGAAGAGCTGTGCGACGCCGCAGTTCGCGACGAGTTCGTCGGGTTGTGCCGCGAGTTGGATCGATTGGAGCATCGTCGGGCGCAGCTGCTGGCGGTGATCCATCGGCGGGGGATACCGGATGCGGTGGGCGCCGTCTCGACGCCGATGTGGGCGCAGCACCAGACCGGCCTGCCTGCGCGCGATGCGCGCGACGCGTTGAACGCGAGCCTGGCCTGCGAGTCGCTGCGCTTGACCGGGAAGGCGTGGGCACAGGGCGAGATGTCCGCGCACGCGGCGCGTGCGATCTGTCGCGCCGTACCCGCAGGGCATGAGGGCGCGTATCTCGAGATCGAGGAGACCCTCGTCGACTTCGCGGCGACGAACGACTGGCGCAGCTTGAACGCGTCGATCGCGTACGCGCGTCGATGCGCCGACGCGTTGGATGATCGCGAGCCGTCCGATCTGAACGGGCTGCGTCACTCCAAGGTCGGCGACCGGTGGGTCACGAACGGCGACCTCGACGATCTCGCCGGCACGACCGTCGACGACGCGCTGCGTTCTGCGACCGACGAGCCGACCGCGGGCGATCTCCGCTCGCCGGTGAAGCTGCGCGCCGACGGGCTCGTGCGCATCGCGCGCTTCTGGCTCGATCACAAGGATCTGCCGGTCGAAGGCGGCGAGCGACCGCACGTGAGCATCGTCGAGACGTGGGACACGATCCGCGCCGGATTGCCGAGCGCGAGCGGGATCGGCCCGTCGCTGAGTCCGGCCGATCTCGCCGCGCTGCTGTGCGACGCGCGGATCGAGCGGATCATCACCGATCCGAAGTGCCGCCCGCTCGACATCGGCCGGTTGGCGCACAATCCGACGAAAGCGATGCGACGGGCGGTGACCGCGCGGGATCGCTGCTGCCGGTTCCCCGGGTGTGACCGGAGACCGAGCTGGTCCGACCTGCATCACGTGCGCGCGTGGATGGAAGGCGGCGAGACGAAGGTCGCGAACCTCGTGCTGCTGTGTCCGTACCACCATCACCTGATCCACCGAAGAGGGTGGCGGACCACCTTCGACGGGGTGACGTTCACAGTGTTCAAACCCGACGGCGAGATCTTGGGCGCCACCCGGAACGCCGGCATCGCACGCGCTCGGAACTGA
- a CDS encoding class I SAM-dependent methyltransferase, which translates to MGDIQERFDALRPWYTRFTVDGKHYGGDASYDDDARVALFYAWFARPATILELGSLEGGHSVQLAAPGFVERLVGVEARAGNIARAKLAAELLGRGNIEFRQADLERALLDPFGAFDAVFCGGLLYHLMRPWHLLEEVGKVTDQFFLDTQVSATEDATFEGYVGCWYAEQPDQPTRHTDTDTLSGLSDASFWLTLPCLVDTLRRIGFVVKEQRLTENWDGYGPRVQLGLIRT; encoded by the coding sequence GTGGGTGACATTCAGGAGCGCTTCGACGCGTTGCGACCGTGGTACACGCGGTTCACGGTCGATGGGAAGCACTATGGCGGCGACGCTTCCTACGATGACGACGCTCGCGTCGCGCTCTTCTACGCGTGGTTCGCGCGACCAGCGACGATTCTGGAGCTCGGATCGCTCGAAGGCGGCCATTCCGTGCAGCTCGCTGCGCCCGGCTTCGTTGAGCGTCTCGTCGGCGTCGAAGCGCGTGCCGGCAACATCGCACGCGCCAAGCTCGCAGCGGAGCTTCTCGGTCGCGGGAACATCGAGTTCCGGCAGGCCGATCTCGAACGCGCGCTGCTCGATCCTTTCGGCGCCTTCGACGCCGTGTTCTGTGGCGGCTTGCTCTACCACCTCATGCGGCCATGGCACCTCCTCGAGGAGGTCGGCAAGGTCACCGACCAATTCTTTCTCGACACGCAGGTCAGCGCGACCGAGGACGCGACGTTCGAGGGCTACGTCGGCTGCTGGTATGCCGAGCAACCGGATCAACCGACGCGACACACCGACACCGACACGCTGTCCGGCTTGTCCGACGCGTCTTTCTGGCTGACGCTGCCATGCCTCGTCGACACTCTTCGGCGTATCGGCTTCGTCGTGAAGGAGCAGCGGCTGACTGAGAACTGGGACGGCTACGGACCTCGTGTTCAGCTCGGGCTCATCCGTACCTGA
- the dacB gene encoding D-alanyl-D-alanine carboxypeptidase/D-alanyl-D-alanine-endopeptidase yields the protein MAGFAAPGRCVAVDGPGGSLARVAPALALAPASTEKLLTGAAALAVLGANHTFTTEITTTARVSDGVVHGDVYLVGGGDPVLATPARRAQLGATPQTASAPTTDLDDLASALARAGVHQVDGAIVADDGRFDTVRYLPSLKPSERSDIGPLGALTVDEGRAENGAPADDPALLTANALDPLLASHDVTVDGSTTRGSQPPAAHVLARVQSPRLDKIVENMLTVSDNYTAEMLVRSVGVAVGHEGTTSTGLRAVVATLQRLGVPTAGVQLVDGSGLSPNDRVTCPALLAAVNLGARPATRALRDGLPIAAQTGTLAARFLGDPLAGKLRAKTGHIDGVVGLAGVVPTADGPLTFAFIANGDFSTAGGDSLQDDVAHLVASYPVVPDPAALVPAPLA from the coding sequence ATCGCCGGGTTCGCGGCGCCCGGCCGCTGCGTCGCGGTCGACGGCCCCGGCGGGTCGCTTGCACGCGTCGCGCCCGCGCTCGCCCTCGCGCCCGCGTCGACCGAGAAGCTCCTCACCGGCGCGGCCGCGCTCGCGGTTCTCGGCGCGAACCACACCTTCACGACCGAGATCACGACGACCGCGCGCGTCTCCGACGGCGTCGTGCACGGCGACGTCTACCTGGTCGGCGGCGGCGACCCGGTGCTGGCGACTCCGGCGCGCCGCGCGCAGCTCGGCGCGACACCGCAGACCGCGTCCGCGCCGACGACCGACCTCGACGACCTCGCGTCCGCGCTCGCGCGTGCGGGCGTGCACCAGGTCGACGGCGCGATCGTCGCCGACGACGGCCGCTTCGACACGGTGCGTTACCTCCCGTCGCTGAAGCCGAGCGAGCGTTCCGACATCGGTCCGCTCGGCGCGCTGACCGTCGACGAAGGTCGCGCCGAGAACGGCGCACCCGCCGACGATCCCGCGCTGCTCACGGCCAACGCGCTCGACCCGCTCCTCGCCTCGCACGACGTCACCGTCGACGGCTCCACGACGCGTGGCTCCCAACCGCCGGCCGCGCACGTGCTCGCACGCGTGCAATCACCCCGCCTCGACAAGATCGTCGAGAACATGCTCACGGTCAGCGACAACTACACCGCCGAGATGCTCGTGCGCTCGGTCGGTGTCGCAGTCGGGCACGAGGGCACCACGAGCACGGGTCTGCGCGCCGTGGTCGCGACGCTGCAGCGACTCGGCGTCCCGACCGCGGGGGTGCAACTCGTCGACGGCTCCGGTCTCTCGCCGAACGATCGCGTCACGTGTCCGGCGCTGCTCGCCGCGGTGAACCTCGGCGCGCGGCCCGCAACCCGCGCGCTGCGCGACGGGCTGCCAATCGCGGCACAGACGGGCACGCTCGCGGCGCGCTTCCTCGGCGATCCACTCGCCGGAAAGCTGCGCGCGAAGACCGGACACATCGACGGCGTCGTCGGCCTCGCGGGCGTCGTGCCGACCGCTGACGGCCCGCTGACGTTCGCGTTCATCGCCAACGGCGATTTCTCGACTGCGGGCGGCGATTCGCTCCAGGACGATGTCGCGCACCTGGTCGCGAGCTATCCGGTGGTGCCCGATCCTGCTGCGCTCGTCCCTGCGCCCCTAGCCTGA